The DNA window TGGACAAATAAAGGATTTTCTACAGTGAGAATATAAATCTATAAGATCATGGCAGCAGGGTTTTCATGAAGTTAGGTTGCATATGAGGCTGTATGGGCACATTATTAAACGTGACGAGCAGAAGCTACCAGTGCTCACAAAGGAGGGAGGCACTGACGTCAATTAGGACCCAACAGATATTTACCTGACTTCAATCAACACTAGTGCTGTTAGTCGGCCCAGCTGCAGTGGTAAGTATTATTTTTCAGTGCAAAACTAATAGAAAACGCTCTTTACTTATTCTACTTGTAtcttttaatctctcatatttgattctacattcagtgttttttagtTAATTACGGGCCTAATCTGCATAGTTGTATTTGCGGAATGGATTATTACTGTTAAAAGTGGTTGATTATTGTCCAGATTACAcagattgtatttgtttgtatttgtatttgtaacatATGTAAAAGAATAGCAAAACCTTAAAGGTTGTAACTTTAAAAGGGTCATCTGTTTCgacagtaatgtgtgtttttagttctAAATCAACTCGCTCAATCAATGATATTGATTTCTGTAAACTGTCAAATCAATAGCTGACCCGCGCTGTGTCCTCCCGCAGATGGCCACGGTGCTCCTGAACGTACCTGCCGCCGCGGTGTTCAtgctgggctgtgtgtgtgccgtcCCGCTGCAGGGCCAGAAGCTGGGTCAGGCCGTGGTGGACCCGCTCACGGTGCCCAGGGCCAACCCGCAGTGCTGGGACTCGTCCtcggctctgctgctggagatgcGCTCCCCGAGGATCGCAGACACGGTGCCCGCCTTCTGGGACCTGATGGTCTTCCTCCGGTCGTCAGACGACAACAGGCACACGGCGCTGTTCTGGGACCTGGCCCGGGTCTTCTGGGACCTGTACCTGGACTGTGTGGTGTCCAGGAGTCACGGCCTGGGGAGGAGACACGTCACCGCGATACACTCCCTCATTACTGACAGTGAGAGACTGAaacacatctatctatctatctatctatctatctatctatctatctatctatctatcatcatcatcatcatcgtcatcatcatcatcatcatcatcatcaacatcatattattattattattattattattattattattattattattattattattatgttttggTCACAATAACATTCTAAATGAACTATTAATGTTAGTTTCTGCGTCTCCACATTCACAGTCCGGCTTTAGACttaacactgaaaacatgttaagaatctgtaaaatgtatttcGACAGTTTTAACTACTTGACATTATATGAAGTTGGATAGTTATATCTTTAGAAATCATATAAAGTGGTGCAAATGAACTAATCCCTGACTCAAacatggttttaaaatgttgtttgcacaTGTACAAACAGGAAATATTAAATCATATGATAATGACTCTGGCAGGAACCGCACTGTTGCATAATGAgtgcttttactttttactgttgttttctttctgattATGCTTCAAGTATTGTATCTTAACTGGTTAATTAAATAAAGGATCTGGCTATTGGTGGGTCTGTCTAAGTGAGGAGTGGCTCCATCAAAAACAAGACTTTAAAGTATGTTTTTAGACAATGTA is part of the Acanthopagrus latus isolate v.2019 chromosome 9, fAcaLat1.1, whole genome shotgun sequence genome and encodes:
- the LOC119025728 gene encoding protein FAM237A-like gives rise to the protein MATVLLNVPAAAVFMLGCVCAVPLQGQKLGQAVVDPLTVPRANPQCWDSSSALLLEMRSPRIADTVPAFWDLMVFLRSSDDNRHTALFWDLARVFWDLYLDCVVSRSHGLGRRHVTAIHSLITDKSFRFNSSGANSRAWLSVRVRRRGHIKTLKIKPKPNHK